One Nonomuraea angiospora DNA segment encodes these proteins:
- a CDS encoding TetR/AcrR family transcriptional regulator, protein MSRRQEIADAAIRLLAAEGMRGLTHRAVDRVAELPEGSTSYYFRTRQALLQATVERLADHTAADLAALQERAPSMTGADDLVEAAAWLLGQWLTTSRDRQLARYELSLEATRRPELREVLLAGGARVRALITRLLADSGVPDADLWARDLIAYGDGLLLDHLLSDPGELPDLRPKIRALLATVGEG, encoded by the coding sequence GTGTCGAGACGACAGGAGATCGCCGACGCGGCGATCCGGCTCCTCGCCGCGGAGGGCATGCGCGGCCTGACCCACCGCGCCGTCGACCGGGTGGCCGAGCTGCCGGAAGGCTCGACCTCCTACTACTTCAGGACCCGGCAGGCGCTGCTCCAGGCGACGGTCGAGCGGCTCGCCGACCACACCGCCGCCGACCTGGCCGCGCTGCAGGAGCGAGCGCCGTCCATGACCGGCGCGGACGACCTGGTCGAGGCCGCGGCCTGGCTCCTCGGGCAGTGGCTCACGACCAGCCGCGACCGCCAGCTCGCCAGGTACGAGCTGTCCCTGGAGGCCACGAGACGGCCCGAGCTGCGGGAGGTACTCCTGGCCGGCGGCGCTCGCGTGCGGGCCCTGATCACCCGCCTGCTGGCCGACTCCGGCGTGCCCGACGCGGACCTGTGGGCCCGCGACCTCATCGCGTACGGCGACGGCCTGCTCCTCGACCACCTGCTCAGCGACCCGGGCGAACTCCCCGACCTGCGCCCCAAGATCCGCGCGCTGCTCGCCACCGTCGGCGAGGGCTGA